The proteins below are encoded in one region of Planctomycetota bacterium:
- a CDS encoding tetratricopeptide repeat protein: MSNRRTAPQWVELLLQRTHEARDKELGDLALVDPDLAAEVRQLLPSEDHTDATRRPTSVETPSVVHRDMNIQWNKGDRVGPYVILELLGDGGFGSVYKAEQRTPVQRTVALKVIKAGVDTKEVIARFSSERQALARMDHPHIAKVLDAGSTDAGRPYFVMEHVPGLPITEFADEQKLTIDERLELFKQVCDAINHAHQKAIIHRDIKAGNVLAYRHDGKPTVKVIDFGIAKAMTSDRLTDLTFNTAGGMVIGTYTTMSPEQAAGSPDIDTRTDVYSLGMLLYELLTGVAPFDPRELARSADDEVRRIIREVDPPSPSTRLTRIDPTETESLAKTRRIRLEELGRTLRHELEWIPLMALRKEPARRYASPLQLAEDIDNYLNGRPLIAGPESRAYRTKKLIAKHRVALATAAVIAVLLAGGIVGTTTQMVRADEQAELALAEAERANDAEADALRQRDEAEQQRLVAEQQRQEAERQAAIAEETNDFLVGMFDEANPANARGDEITVIEVVERAVDDLGDRFENRPLVKAVLQTSLGEVLFRVGRYPQATTLFEETLDTHRRQLGNDHRQTLDTMNNLGVVYFARGDFEKAAPLIQEALDGRRRVLGNEHPDTLASVGNLAALLFSNEDFRAAEPLLRESLDGHQRELGDDHPDTLTSIRNLATVLGELGDVDAAVTLSQQAVDGYRRVLGGDHPETLMSITNLATQFINSGDLEAAERLYREAHDGSRRVLGGDHPDTLSAANGLAVVLQVRGDKDAAETLYRDTLERQRRVLGDIHPDTLLSLQNTAFLLADRGEYDAAEPLYREAIEGYRRVFGNEHPATRKAARRHADCLAAMGRTEEAEAVRVEFRLKPPASQPASDASE, encoded by the coding sequence ATGAGCAACCGGCGAACAGCACCACAGTGGGTCGAGTTGCTCCTCCAGCGAACGCACGAAGCCAGAGACAAGGAACTCGGCGATCTTGCGCTGGTCGACCCCGACCTCGCGGCCGAGGTCCGGCAATTGCTGCCTTCAGAAGACCACACCGATGCCACTCGTCGACCGACGTCTGTCGAGACGCCAAGCGTGGTGCATCGGGACATGAACATCCAGTGGAACAAGGGTGACCGCGTCGGGCCGTACGTCATCCTTGAGCTCCTCGGCGACGGGGGCTTTGGTTCGGTGTACAAGGCCGAGCAACGGACGCCCGTTCAACGGACCGTTGCTCTCAAAGTCATCAAGGCCGGCGTCGATACGAAGGAGGTCATTGCGCGTTTCTCGTCCGAGCGGCAGGCGCTGGCCCGCATGGACCACCCGCACATCGCCAAAGTCCTCGACGCTGGCAGCACCGACGCCGGCCGGCCGTACTTCGTCATGGAGCACGTGCCGGGTCTGCCGATCACCGAGTTTGCCGACGAGCAGAAGCTGACCATCGACGAGCGACTTGAGCTGTTCAAGCAGGTGTGCGACGCGATCAACCACGCCCACCAGAAGGCGATCATCCACCGCGACATCAAAGCCGGCAACGTCTTGGCCTACCGACACGACGGCAAGCCGACCGTCAAAGTGATCGACTTTGGCATCGCCAAGGCAATGACGAGCGATCGCCTGACCGACCTGACCTTCAATACGGCTGGCGGCATGGTCATCGGCACGTACACGACCATGAGTCCCGAGCAGGCAGCCGGCTCGCCCGACATCGACACGCGCACCGACGTCTACTCCCTCGGCATGCTGCTCTACGAGCTGCTGACGGGCGTCGCCCCGTTCGACCCGCGCGAACTAGCACGCTCCGCCGACGACGAGGTGCGTCGCATCATCCGCGAAGTCGACCCGCCGTCACCGAGCACGCGACTAACGCGCATCGATCCGACCGAAACAGAAAGCCTCGCCAAAACCCGGAGGATTCGACTCGAAGAGCTGGGACGCACGCTTCGTCACGAGCTGGAGTGGATTCCGCTCATGGCGCTGCGGAAGGAGCCGGCAAGGCGGTACGCGAGCCCACTGCAACTGGCCGAGGACATCGACAACTACCTCAACGGCCGACCGTTGATCGCCGGGCCCGAGAGCCGTGCTTATCGGACGAAGAAGCTGATCGCCAAGCACAGAGTCGCGCTGGCCACGGCGGCGGTTATCGCGGTGTTGCTCGCCGGCGGAATTGTCGGCACGACGACGCAGATGGTGCGTGCCGATGAGCAGGCCGAACTCGCTCTAGCCGAGGCCGAGCGTGCCAACGACGCCGAGGCCGACGCCTTGCGGCAACGCGACGAAGCCGAGCAGCAGCGCCTGGTCGCCGAGCAACAACGCCAGGAGGCCGAGCGTCAGGCCGCGATCGCCGAAGAGACCAACGACTTCCTTGTCGGCATGTTCGATGAAGCCAATCCGGCAAACGCACGCGGGGACGAAATCACCGTCATCGAAGTGGTAGAACGCGCTGTCGACGACCTCGGCGACCGCTTCGAAAATCGCCCGCTGGTCAAGGCGGTGTTGCAGACCAGCCTGGGCGAAGTGCTGTTCCGAGTCGGGCGATATCCGCAAGCGACGACACTCTTCGAAGAGACGCTCGACACTCATCGCCGACAGCTTGGCAACGATCACCGCCAGACGCTGGACACGATGAACAACCTGGGAGTTGTGTATTTCGCCCGCGGTGACTTCGAAAAAGCTGCGCCTCTCATACAAGAGGCACTTGATGGTCGCCGCCGAGTTCTAGGGAATGAACATCCCGATACGTTGGCCTCGGTCGGCAATCTGGCAGCCCTGCTGTTCAGTAATGAAGACTTCAGAGCAGCCGAACCGCTCCTCAGAGAGTCACTTGATGGTCATCAACGCGAACTCGGCGACGATCACCCCGACACGCTCACTTCAATTCGCAATCTGGCAACAGTGCTCGGTGAACTCGGAGACGTCGACGCGGCTGTGACACTCTCCCAACAAGCAGTTGACGGCTACCGCCGCGTTCTCGGAGGAGATCACCCCGAGACACTGATGTCCATCACCAACTTAGCCACTCAATTCATAAACAGCGGTGATCTGGAGGCCGCAGAACGGCTCTACCGGGAAGCACACGATGGAAGCCGCCGCGTCCTCGGCGGCGATCATCCCGACACACTGAGCGCGGCCAATGGCCTGGCAGTCGTACTCCAAGTCCGCGGCGACAAGGACGCTGCCGAGACACTCTATCGCGACACGCTCGAACGGCAGCGCCGTGTGCTCGGCGACATTCATCCTGACACGCTGCTCTCGCTGCAAAACACGGCGTTTCTGCTCGCAGATCGAGGCGAGTACGACGCGGCGGAGCCGCTCTATCGGGAGGCGATCGAAGGCTACCGACGCGTGTTCGGCAACGAACACCCCGCCACACGCAAGGCCGCACGCCGCCACGCCGACTGCCTCGCAGCGATGGGACGCACCGAGGAAGCCGAAGCCGTCCGCGTCGAGTTCCGCCTCAAACCTCCCGCATCACAACCAGCGTCTGACGCCTCTGAGTGA
- a CDS encoding vWA domain-containing protein, with the protein MRASHWMRTTAVATLAVLGLSAAALAEKPLQDMTPEERRVVFQRELGKAYLDTFEPALRRFDRLPRLVATVAVARLDSEEATTALVDSLRFASGLDDFREARRGGPDPVVAWLAWEALRGRLDSLSDDQLATWRKAGIVSAANGGFPGELSATLFEAAASGPASDYGDAVGGAAATVVARTPWNDEKPAAELVALRDAVAAWRDREVVEALLDRQLLRLNTAPQKVDYVLSALPGAPAAIEGAPAARDVMRRWRPWLRSDVTPASADDLSTYVASDLLLPKPETPDLEDESWRDAFEAGDLEVRGVDLAWVIDATGSMAEENKAVARATGRVMSLLSVLSGESRGAAVYVRHEVIDELQQNCCRHAEGHPRGYTARPFPLTSDIARLSRAMFFEPVPKPNREQWANMHPGTAVHGGMVAAQQGLRWNTEGGALHAIVLVADAEMTPKTEDATAKLAYDFARRGVRILALHTQKPDEHWKRAIEEAAGGSVIRFKAGDINRSGLPTEPLKAWTIEAAEEQFGNINPFEDVALRIIDSAVTEGYHPRIRQVIVATGPFMRAAFPDMLPNEKR; encoded by the coding sequence ATGCGGGCGAGCCACTGGATGAGGACGACGGCCGTCGCGACGCTGGCGGTGTTGGGACTGAGCGCAGCAGCGCTTGCAGAAAAGCCGTTGCAGGACATGACGCCAGAGGAGCGGCGAGTCGTGTTCCAGCGTGAGCTAGGCAAGGCGTACCTGGACACCTTCGAACCGGCGCTTCGGCGATTCGACCGCTTGCCGCGGCTAGTGGCGACCGTGGCGGTGGCGCGATTGGACTCGGAAGAAGCGACGACGGCGCTGGTCGACTCGCTCCGTTTCGCCTCAGGGCTGGATGACTTTCGCGAGGCACGTCGCGGCGGGCCAGACCCGGTGGTGGCGTGGCTCGCGTGGGAAGCACTGCGTGGACGGCTCGACTCGCTCAGCGACGACCAGCTCGCGACGTGGCGCAAGGCCGGAATCGTCTCGGCGGCCAACGGCGGATTTCCGGGCGAGCTCTCGGCGACGCTGTTCGAGGCGGCTGCGTCTGGACCGGCGTCCGACTACGGCGACGCCGTCGGCGGTGCGGCGGCGACAGTCGTTGCCAGAACGCCTTGGAACGATGAAAAACCCGCGGCCGAACTCGTCGCCCTGCGCGACGCAGTCGCCGCATGGCGCGATCGCGAGGTCGTCGAGGCACTACTCGACCGACAGCTCCTTCGACTCAACACGGCACCGCAGAAGGTCGACTACGTCCTCTCGGCACTGCCCGGCGCACCGGCGGCGATCGAAGGCGCGCCGGCCGCACGAGACGTGATGCGACGCTGGCGTCCATGGCTTCGCAGCGATGTCACGCCGGCATCGGCCGATGACCTGTCGACGTACGTCGCGAGCGATCTGCTCTTGCCCAAGCCTGAGACGCCTGATCTCGAGGACGAGTCGTGGCGCGACGCGTTCGAGGCGGGCGACCTGGAGGTGCGCGGCGTTGACCTGGCGTGGGTGATCGACGCGACCGGCTCGATGGCCGAGGAAAACAAGGCCGTCGCGCGGGCAACAGGGCGTGTGATGAGCCTTCTGAGTGTGTTGAGCGGCGAATCGCGTGGTGCTGCCGTGTACGTGCGCCACGAGGTGATCGACGAGTTGCAACAGAACTGCTGCCGCCACGCCGAGGGACACCCGCGCGGTTACACCGCCAGGCCGTTTCCGCTGACGTCGGACATCGCTCGGCTCTCACGTGCGATGTTCTTCGAGCCGGTGCCAAAGCCCAATCGCGAGCAGTGGGCCAACATGCACCCCGGCACGGCCGTCCACGGCGGGATGGTCGCGGCGCAGCAAGGCCTGCGATGGAACACCGAAGGCGGAGCGTTGCACGCCATCGTTTTGGTGGCCGACGCAGAGATGACGCCCAAGACAGAGGACGCCACTGCGAAGCTCGCTTACGACTTTGCCCGTCGTGGCGTTCGCATCCTCGCGCTTCATACGCAGAAGCCCGACGAGCACTGGAAGCGTGCGATCGAAGAGGCGGCCGGTGGAAGCGTCATTCGCTTCAAGGCCGGCGACATCAATCGCAGCGGCCTGCCGACCGAGCCGCTCAAAGCTTGGACGATCGAAGCCGCCGAAGAGCAGTTCGGCAACATCAATCCGTTCGAAGACGTCGCCCTGCGCATCATCGACAGCGCCGTCACCGAGGGGTATCACCCACGCATTCGCCAGGTCATTGTCGCCACCGGGCCGTTTATGCGTGCGGCTTTTCCTGACATGCTGCCGAACGAGAAGCGATAG
- a CDS encoding AEC family transporter, with translation MPTWLRVVESLLPLVLLVSLGAALMRFGFLERATRQQLDRLVYWVCLPALLTKMIGVAGGLDRAVGEVALALALATVAAAAIGAIGWKVLRGGSDAFGVMVQGSCRGNLAFVGVPVVALGGGSPRAIAMAAVALAPTVLLFNVLAVSALSWGRSRGSGLSGANLLKGVGRELVTNPILIACAAGLTLATSGWRPPDVVLTSLDLIGQPAGPLALMSLGGALVTYKVRGRIVPAAWSAAAKLLVGPLVAGTIAWTLGFDADQALAALALAAAPSAVVGYVLVTQLDGDAALAASIIVLTTLASAVSIGVVLGVVEAWPY, from the coding sequence ATGCCGACGTGGTTGCGCGTGGTCGAATCGCTCTTGCCACTGGTGCTGCTGGTCTCGCTCGGTGCGGCACTGATGCGGTTCGGCTTTCTCGAGCGGGCCACGCGACAGCAGCTCGATCGGCTCGTCTACTGGGTCTGCTTGCCGGCGCTCCTGACGAAGATGATCGGCGTCGCGGGCGGGCTCGACAGGGCGGTCGGCGAGGTCGCGTTGGCCTTGGCGTTGGCAACGGTCGCCGCAGCAGCCATCGGGGCGATTGGGTGGAAAGTGCTTCGCGGCGGAAGCGATGCGTTCGGCGTCATGGTGCAGGGAAGCTGCCGCGGCAACCTCGCTTTCGTCGGCGTGCCCGTCGTCGCGCTCGGCGGCGGAAGCCCACGAGCCATCGCGATGGCGGCCGTTGCACTGGCACCGACGGTGCTGCTGTTCAACGTGCTCGCCGTGAGCGCACTGTCGTGGGGACGATCACGCGGCAGCGGGCTCAGCGGTGCCAATCTGCTCAAAGGTGTCGGGCGTGAGCTGGTCACCAATCCCATCCTGATTGCGTGCGCGGCGGGACTAACCCTGGCGACCAGCGGCTGGCGTCCGCCCGACGTGGTGCTGACGTCACTCGATCTCATCGGCCAGCCGGCAGGCCCGCTCGCGCTGATGAGCCTCGGCGGGGCGCTGGTCACGTACAAGGTTCGCGGACGCATCGTCCCAGCCGCATGGTCGGCGGCGGCGAAGCTGCTGGTCGGTCCACTCGTCGCAGGAACAATCGCCTGGACGCTCGGCTTCGACGCCGATCAGGCACTCGCCGCCCTCGCACTCGCGGCCGCTCCGTCGGCTGTCGTCGGCTACGTCCTGGTCACTCAGCTCGACGGCGACGCCGCGCTCGCGGCATCCATCATCGTCCTGACCACACTCGCCTCGGCCGTCTCAATCGGCGTCGTGCTCGGCGTCGTCGAGGCCTGGCCCTACTGA